In the genome of Drosophila yakuba strain Tai18E2 chromosome 3R, Prin_Dyak_Tai18E2_2.1, whole genome shotgun sequence, one region contains:
- the LOC6535312 gene encoding pickpocket protein 28 → MFVRVKKGIDTMTISDFELDSSKGIDLTYRKKKKAGSVACEGIITTYHEYCRNTSIHGVQYLGERERPFRERIFWLFVFLISIYGCSTLIQSAYTKWTETPVIVSFAEKSTPVWSIPFPAVTVCSETKRVLKQKGKETTYADLYSQFSEDMRVSRVFRPENVSALEMEEFRTLLHVCNTQIMDEYIPLIAGDDLDYFDVLQRMLPQFDRYFFYCRWLSRFGECETFFRKTLTEEGICYTFNGLRATKIYRDDTYQYQHSGEPLEMENISSQHTPWTLETGYALDSEVETFPARVLSAGARSGIFLALQSFKQEVDYACRGPVQGFKVLLHAPDDVPQVSKQFVRIPMGKEVVIAVKPNMITMSSGIAEYHPIRRQCFLSHERSLRFFKVYTESNCQLECLANFTLIKCGCVKFSMPRTIDMPVCGEDKIHCYDRAERELLIREFKRVRALNAARDDSRGVESACNCMPACTSLIYNTEISQANFDLEEMLMAEGDTEFLKEYPGSQMSRLSIYFKQSQFITSKRSELYGMTEFLANCGGIFGLFMGFSILSLVEMIYHFTLRFFTNLKRLVKG, encoded by the exons ATGTTTGTTCGCGTCAAGAAAGGAATAGACACCATGACCATATCGGATTTTGAACTTGACAGCAGCAAGGGCATTGACCTGACAtacagaaagaaaaagaaagcgGGTTCCGTCGCCTGCGAAGGAATAATCACCACGTACCATGAATACTGCAGAAACACCTCCATACATGGAGTCCAATATCTAGGCGAGCGCGAGCGACCCTTCCGCGAGCGGATCTTTTGGTTGTTTGTGTTCCTGATCTCGATCTACGGCTGTTCCACGTTGATTCAAAGTGCCTACACCAAGTGGACCGAAACG CCTGTAATCGTTAGCTTTGCGGAAAAATCGACTCCCGTCTGGAGCATTCCCTTTCCGGCGGTCACAGTCTGCTCGGAAACAAAAAGGGTGTTAAAGCAGAAAG GGAAGGAGACCACATATGCTGATCTTTATAGCCAGTTCAGCGAGGATATGCGAGTTTCACGCGTCTTTAGGCCCGAAAACGTTAGTGCCCTTGAGATGGAGGAGTTCCGCACCCTGCTGCACGTATGCAATACCCAGATCATGGATGAGTACATTCCCTTGATAGCTGGCGACGACTTGGACTACTTCGATGTTCTGCAGAGGATGCTGCCGCAGTTTGATCGgtatttcttttattgccGCTGGCTAAGTCGCTTCGGCGAGTGCGAGACCTTTTTCCGGAAGACTCTTACGGAGGAGGGCATCTGTTATACTTTTAATGGGCTGAGGGCCACTAAGATATACCGGGACGACACCTATCAGTACCAACACAGCGGGGAACCccttgaaatggaaaatattagCTCGCAGCACACGCCCTGGACTCTGGAAACGGGTTATGCGCTTGATAGCGAAGTGGAGACCTTTCCGGCGCGGGTTTTGAGTGCCGGGGCGCGATCTGGCATTTTTCTAGCCCTTCAAAGCTTTAAGCAGGAGGTGGACTACGCGTGCCGAGGACCTGTGCAGGGATTTAAG GTACTGCTCCATGCCCCCGATGATGTTCCGCAGGTTTCCAAACAGTTTGTTCGCATTCCCATGGGCAAGGAGGTGGTGATCGCAGTGAAGCCCAACATGATCACCATGTCATCGGGCATAGCAGAGTACCATCCGATTCGGAGGCAGTGCTTCCTTAGCCACGAGCGGTCGCTGCGATTTTTTAAGGTGTACACCGAATCGAATTGCCAACTGGAATGCTTGGCCAACTTCACGCTGATAAAGTGCGGATGCGTTAAGTTCTCAATGCCCAGAACCATAGACATGCCCGTATGCGGAGAGGACAAGATCCACTGCTACGATCGGGCGGAAAGGGAGTTGTTAATCAGGGAATTCAAAAGAGTAAGAGCGCTGAACGCTGCCCGCGACGATTCGAGGGGCGTGGAATCCGCCTGTAATTGCATGCCGGCATGCACATCCCTCATCTACAATACGGAGATTTCCCAAGCCAACTTCGATTTGGAAGAAATGCTAATGGCTGAGGGTGACACTGAGTTCCTGAAGGAGTATCCCGGTTCCCAGATGTCTCGTTTATCCATTTACTTCAAGCAAAGTCAGTTCATCACTTCGAAGCGGTCGGAGCTTTACGGAATGACCGAGTTTCTGGCGAATTGTGGTGGCATTTTCGGTTTGTTTATGGGGTTTTCTATCTTAAGTCTGGTGGAGATGATCTACCACTTCACGTTACGGTTTTTTACCAATCTAAAGCGTCTGGTTAAAGGATAA